One segment of Nocardioides sp. QY071 DNA contains the following:
- the bfr gene encoding bacterioferritin — protein MQPVDPRVVELLNEALTFELTVTNTYFLHARMLDNWGLPKLGKVFYDLSIDEMRDADDLINRILMFDGHPNVQRLNPIQVGETAEEMLDLALASERAAVEQFNAGARECHELGDHGTAAVFEDMVRDEEKHADWFESQLDAIARIGVQQYLAQHVAAGEGPQ, from the coding sequence GTGCAGCCAGTCGATCCCCGAGTCGTCGAGCTCCTCAATGAAGCGCTCACGTTCGAGCTCACCGTCACCAACACCTACTTCCTGCATGCCCGGATGCTCGACAACTGGGGCCTTCCGAAGCTCGGGAAGGTGTTCTACGACCTCTCCATCGACGAGATGCGGGACGCCGACGACCTGATCAACCGGATCCTCATGTTCGACGGGCACCCCAACGTGCAGCGGCTCAACCCGATCCAGGTCGGCGAGACCGCGGAGGAGATGCTCGATCTCGCACTGGCGAGCGAGCGGGCCGCGGTCGAGCAGTTCAACGCCGGCGCCAGGGAATGCCACGAGCTCGGTGACCACGGTACCGCCGCCGTCTTCGAGGACATGGTCCGCGACGAGGAGAAGCACGCCGACTGGTTCGAGAGCCAGCTCGACGCGATCGCCCGGATCGGTGTCCAGCAGTACCTCGCCCAGCACGTCGCGGCCGGCGAGGGTCCCCAGTAG
- a CDS encoding (2Fe-2S)-binding protein, with amino-acid sequence MIVCQCRVVTDRDVDAALAEGARTVGAVCRSTGAAQDCGSCIFSIKALVQQHHEQECAHLRADGAAS; translated from the coding sequence ATGATCGTCTGCCAGTGCCGCGTCGTCACGGACCGTGACGTCGACGCTGCCCTGGCCGAGGGGGCACGGACCGTGGGCGCGGTGTGCCGCTCGACCGGCGCAGCCCAGGACTGCGGGTCCTGCATCTTCTCGATCAAGGCGCTCGTGCAGCAGCACCACGAGCAGGAGTGCGCCCACCTGCGCGCCGACGGGGCCGCGAGCTGA
- a CDS encoding ATP-binding protein, which translates to MDPIRNPYAPGAGQRPPELAGRNEQLTAFDVVLERVARGRPERSLVLTGLRGVGKTVLLNALRSAAVRKGWGTGKLEARPDQSLRRPLSSALHQAVRELGHPEPAEADHVLGVIRSFAQRDAGPDAKLRDKWSPGIDAPVVRGRADSGDVEIDLVELLTDVGGLAADVGKGVAVFIDEMQDLGADDVSALCAACHELSQNGLPVIVVGAGLPHLPAVLSASKSYSERLFSYQRIDRLSRDAADRALVAPAAEEEAEFTPEALAAMYDATRGYPYFIQAYGRSVWDLAPRTPITAEDVAVAGPEAETELAVGFFGSRYERATPAERDYLRAMADAAVADAADGVEDPVGSVATADVATVLGKKPQSLSPARDSLLKKGLIYSGERGRIAFTVPHFGRYLRTQA; encoded by the coding sequence ATGGACCCGATCCGCAACCCGTACGCCCCCGGCGCCGGGCAGCGCCCACCCGAGCTCGCCGGTCGCAACGAGCAGCTGACGGCCTTCGACGTCGTCCTCGAGCGGGTCGCGCGCGGGCGCCCGGAGCGCTCCCTGGTGCTGACCGGCCTGCGCGGCGTCGGCAAGACGGTGCTGCTCAACGCGCTGCGCTCGGCGGCGGTCCGCAAGGGCTGGGGGACCGGCAAGCTCGAGGCGCGGCCCGACCAGTCGCTGCGCCGGCCGCTGTCCTCGGCGCTGCACCAGGCCGTCCGCGAGCTCGGGCACCCGGAGCCGGCGGAGGCCGACCACGTCCTCGGCGTGATCAGGTCCTTCGCCCAGCGCGACGCCGGCCCCGACGCCAAGCTGCGCGACAAGTGGTCGCCCGGCATCGACGCCCCGGTGGTCCGCGGCCGGGCCGACTCGGGCGACGTGGAGATCGACCTGGTCGAGCTCCTCACCGACGTGGGCGGGCTGGCGGCCGACGTCGGCAAGGGCGTGGCCGTGTTCATCGACGAGATGCAGGACCTCGGCGCCGACGACGTGTCCGCCCTCTGCGCCGCCTGCCACGAGCTCAGCCAGAACGGCCTGCCCGTGATCGTCGTCGGCGCCGGGCTGCCCCACCTGCCCGCCGTGCTCTCGGCCAGCAAGTCCTACTCCGAGCGGCTCTTCTCCTACCAGCGCATCGACCGGCTCTCCCGCGACGCCGCCGACCGCGCCCTCGTCGCGCCCGCCGCCGAGGAGGAGGCCGAGTTCACGCCCGAGGCGCTCGCCGCGATGTACGACGCCACCCGCGGCTACCCCTATTTCATCCAGGCCTACGGCCGCTCCGTGTGGGACCTCGCCCCGCGCACCCCGATCACCGCCGAGGACGTCGCCGTCGCGGGCCCCGAGGCCGAGACGGAGCTGGCCGTCGGCTTCTTCGGGTCCCGCTACGAGCGGGCCACCCCGGCCGAGCGCGACTACCTGCGGGCAATGGCCGACGCCGCGGTCGCCGACGCCGCCGACGGCGTCGAGGACCCGGTCGGATCGGTCGCTACCGCCGACGTCGCCACGGTGCTCGGCAAGAAGCCGCAGTCGCTCTCGCCGGCGCGGGACTCGCTGCTCAAGAAGGGACTGATCTACTCCGGCGAGCGGGGGCGGATCGCGTTCACGGTGCCGCACTTCGGGCGCTACCTGCGCACGCAGGCCTGA
- a CDS encoding DNA-formamidopyrimidine glycosylase family protein produces MPELPEVEALALDLRGRLDGRAITRVHIAAFSALKTYDPPLSAIEGTLVDDVRRHGKFLDIEASGLHLVLHLARAGWVRWKDEVPALPPRPSTKSTLAARIVLDERDGLTPGLDITEAGTKKSLALYLVRDPLDVPGIASLGPDPLTDDFTSERLAAILADAGRKQLKGVLRHQGTIAGIGNAYSDEILHAARMSPFKPADSLSEDELATLYAAVRDTLGDAVERSRGLAASELKAEKKSNLAVHGQTGKPCPVCGDIVREVSFADSSLQYCPTCQTGGKPLADRRMSKLLK; encoded by the coding sequence GTGCCCGAGCTGCCCGAGGTGGAAGCCCTGGCCCTCGACCTGCGGGGCCGGCTGGACGGGCGCGCCATCACCCGCGTCCACATCGCCGCGTTCAGCGCGCTGAAGACCTACGACCCGCCGTTGTCGGCGATCGAGGGCACCCTGGTCGACGACGTACGACGCCACGGGAAGTTCCTCGACATCGAGGCCAGCGGCCTGCACCTCGTGCTCCACCTGGCCCGGGCCGGCTGGGTACGTTGGAAGGACGAGGTCCCGGCGCTGCCGCCGCGCCCGAGCACCAAGTCCACGCTGGCGGCGCGGATCGTGCTCGACGAGCGCGACGGCCTCACGCCCGGCCTCGACATCACCGAGGCCGGCACCAAGAAGTCACTGGCGCTCTACCTCGTGCGCGACCCGCTCGACGTCCCCGGCATCGCCAGCCTCGGCCCCGACCCGCTGACCGACGACTTCACCTCCGAGCGCCTCGCCGCGATCCTCGCCGACGCCGGGCGCAAGCAGCTCAAGGGCGTGCTGCGCCACCAGGGCACCATCGCCGGCATCGGCAACGCCTACTCCGACGAGATCCTGCACGCCGCGCGGATGTCGCCGTTCAAGCCGGCCGACAGCCTGTCGGAGGACGAGCTCGCCACGTTGTACGCCGCCGTCCGCGACACCCTCGGCGACGCGGTCGAACGCTCCCGTGGGCTCGCGGCCAGCGAGCTCAAGGCAGAGAAGAAGTCCAACCTCGCGGTGCACGGGCAGACCGGCAAGCCGTGCCCGGTGTGCGGGGACATCGTGCGGGAGGTGTCCTTCGCCGACTCGAGCCTGCAGTACTGCCCGACCTGCCAGACCGGCGGCAAGCCGCTGGCCGACCGTCGGATGAGCAAGCTGCTCAAGTAG